A DNA window from Deinococcus multiflagellatus contains the following coding sequences:
- a CDS encoding FecCD family ABC transporter permease, with product MLNPAAGRAARPRRAPPLWLGLGVLVLGLAGLASLAFGASDLRPGQVLSLLLAPNDSTESLVVQTLRLPRTVVAALAGAGLGVSGLMLQAVTRNPLADPGILGVEAGGALAILVMVVFFPAAPACLFVPAAFLGGALTASVAYSVARSVGVTPLRLALAGVAVASLVGVASRFLQLLWEQRAQGALFALSGSVAGRTWDHAAQIAPWVALGLGLSLLLSPRLNLLSLGDDVARGLGARLERDSAVVTALGVLLAAASVSVVGPVGFVGLIVPHAARALMGPDHRLSLPLAALLGAAFLVAADTAARLVDKPAETPVGLLVAAAGAPFFVLLARRVGRKA from the coding sequence GTGCTGAACCCTGCGGCGGGCCGCGCTGCCCGGCCCCGCCGCGCCCCGCCGCTGTGGCTGGGCCTGGGCGTGCTGGTCCTGGGGCTGGCGGGGCTGGCCTCGCTGGCCTTTGGGGCCAGTGACCTGCGCCCGGGTCAGGTGCTGTCCCTGCTGCTGGCCCCCAACGACTCCACCGAGAGTCTGGTGGTGCAGACCCTGCGCCTGCCGCGCACCGTGGTGGCGGCGCTGGCCGGGGCGGGCCTAGGCGTGTCGGGCCTGATGTTGCAGGCGGTGACCCGCAACCCGCTGGCCGACCCCGGCATTCTGGGCGTGGAGGCTGGCGGCGCCCTAGCGATTCTGGTGATGGTGGTGTTCTTTCCGGCTGCCCCCGCGTGCCTGTTTGTACCGGCCGCCTTTCTGGGCGGCGCTCTGACGGCCAGCGTGGCCTACAGCGTGGCGCGCAGCGTGGGCGTCACGCCGCTGCGGCTGGCGCTGGCGGGGGTGGCGGTGGCCAGTCTGGTGGGGGTGGCCAGCCGCTTTCTTCAGTTGCTGTGGGAGCAGCGGGCGCAGGGCGCGCTGTTCGCCCTGTCCGGTAGCGTGGCGGGCCGCACCTGGGACCACGCCGCCCAGATCGCGCCGTGGGTGGCCCTGGGGCTGGGGCTGAGCCTTCTGCTGAGCCCCAGGCTGAACCTGCTGTCCCTGGGCGACGATGTGGCCCGGGGCCTGGGCGCCCGCCTGGAGCGCGACTCGGCGGTGGTGACGGCGCTGGGCGTGCTGCTGGCCGCCGCGTCGGTGAGCGTGGTGGGCCCGGTGGGCTTCGTGGGGCTGATCGTGCCGCACGCCGCGCGCGCCCTGATGGGCCCCGACCACCGCCTCAGCCTGCCGCTGGCGGCCCTGCTGGGCGCGGCCTTCCTGGTCGCCGCCGACACCGCCGCCCGGCTGGTGGACAAACCCGCCGAAACCCCGGTGGGCCTACTGGTGGCCGCAGCGGGCGCCCCCTTCTTCGTGCTGCTGGCCCGCCGCGTGGGCCGCAAAGCGTAA
- a CDS encoding ADP-ribosylglycohydrolase family protein has product MTDPALPLRALLSLCAADALGAATEFKTPESIAAHYGPTLRQYQPGSVFGFAPGEATDDSQMVVATLLGFARGQGPAGVLAALRDWLGTAPPDVGGLTRRALALGRLDGGVRAWAESGFDAAGNGGLMRIAAPWLAGVRGEALAHEAAVLTALTHADPRCVHASVFFTAFLAALESGEAYAEAARAALAVMDRFDAHAALVDAGLLGVDTQAAWRALRERDREARAAVRARVRSGAEGTFTSQSGYVLDTLEAALAHGRRGDWLACIEPAARLGDDSDTVACVTGAIAGARGLPVPADLLPPLRLGHSWPGWDRAWRCTEQLPAVLAAARRALGQEP; this is encoded by the coding sequence GTGACGGACCCCGCCCTGCCCCTGCGTGCCCTGCTGTCCCTGTGCGCCGCCGACGCGCTGGGCGCGGCCACCGAGTTCAAGACGCCGGAAAGCATTGCCGCGCATTACGGCCCCACGCTGCGCCAGTACCAGCCGGGCAGCGTGTTTGGCTTTGCGCCCGGCGAGGCCACGGATGACAGCCAGATGGTGGTCGCCACCCTGCTGGGCTTTGCGAGGGGGCAGGGGCCGGCGGGCGTGCTGGCGGCGCTGCGCGACTGGCTGGGCACCGCGCCGCCGGATGTGGGCGGCCTGACCCGGCGCGCGCTGGCCCTGGGCCGCCTGGACGGCGGGGTGCGCGCCTGGGCCGAGAGCGGCTTTGATGCGGCAGGCAACGGCGGCCTGATGCGCATCGCCGCGCCTTGGCTGGCGGGCGTCCGGGGCGAGGCCCTGGCCCACGAGGCGGCGGTGCTTACAGCCCTCACGCACGCCGACCCGCGCTGCGTTCACGCCTCGGTGTTTTTCACGGCGTTTCTGGCGGCCCTGGAGAGCGGCGAAGCCTACGCCGAAGCCGCCCGCGCGGCGCTGGCGGTGATGGACCGCTTTGACGCCCACGCGGCGCTGGTGGACGCTGGCCTGCTGGGCGTGGACACCCAGGCAGCGTGGCGGGCCCTGCGCGAGCGGGACCGTGAGGCCCGCGCGGCGGTGCGCGCCCGCGTGCGCTCGGGGGCAGAAGGCACCTTCACCTCGCAAAGTGGCTATGTGCTCGACACCCTGGAAGCCGCCCTGGCCCACGGACGGCGGGGCGACTGGCTGGCGTGCATTGAACCCGCCGCGCGCCTGGGCGACGACAGCGACACCGTGGCCTGCGTGACTGGCGCCATTGCCGGCGCCCGGGGCCTGCCCGTCCCCGCCGACCTGCTGCCCCCCCTGCGCCTGGGCCACAGCTGGCCGGGCTGGGACCGGGCGTGGCGGTGTACAGAGCAGTTGCCCGCCGTCCTCGCAGCGGCCAGAAGGGCGCTGGGCCAGGAGCCATGA
- a CDS encoding sucrase ferredoxin gives MTAAARLPLCADVSRDLNEDPIGTASHWQEVTVLELDMPLWARVRDVAGWTPQQQEVFERLRGKVEASGAGFGLLMSAPHTPGAPLRVRHYRLGPGGYARRDYASDLPQSEWARGLTDTLLEPANLRGWQEEAVPDGPDVHVCTHGTVDASCGRYGVPVFQGLGAAGLRAWRTGHFGGHRFAATAVELPSGLMWAHLTPELAVQVARRAVAPAGVARHLRGFAGLPPLAQVVDRELFVRHGWAWLSAERQATVQPGSGQGEGDEVTLTYTWRGESGAVRARVAHDLLRVPGSSHKAEWSEVKQYRVTWC, from the coding sequence ATGACCGCTGCCGCCCGCCTGCCGCTGTGCGCCGATGTGTCGCGCGACCTGAACGAAGACCCGATTGGCACCGCGTCCCACTGGCAGGAGGTGACGGTGCTGGAACTGGACATGCCCCTGTGGGCCCGCGTGCGCGACGTGGCGGGCTGGACCCCCCAGCAGCAAGAGGTCTTTGAGCGCCTGCGCGGCAAGGTGGAGGCCTCGGGGGCGGGGTTTGGCCTGCTGATGAGCGCGCCGCACACGCCAGGGGCGCCGCTTCGGGTGCGCCACTACCGCCTGGGGCCCGGGGGCTACGCCCGGCGCGACTACGCCAGCGACCTGCCCCAGAGCGAGTGGGCCCGGGGCCTGACCGACACGCTGCTGGAGCCCGCCAACCTGCGGGGCTGGCAGGAAGAGGCCGTGCCAGACGGCCCAGATGTTCACGTTTGCACCCACGGCACGGTGGACGCCTCGTGTGGGCGCTACGGGGTGCCGGTGTTTCAGGGCCTGGGCGCGGCGGGGCTGCGCGCGTGGCGCACCGGGCACTTTGGTGGGCACCGCTTTGCCGCGACCGCCGTGGAGTTGCCGTCGGGGCTGATGTGGGCGCACCTGACCCCGGAGCTGGCCGTGCAGGTGGCCCGCCGGGCCGTGGCCCCTGCAGGAGTGGCCCGCCATCTGCGCGGCTTTGCCGGGCTGCCGCCGCTGGCCCAGGTCGTGGACCGCGAACTGTTCGTGCGCCACGGCTGGGCGTGGCTGAGCGCCGAGCGGCAGGCCACGGTGCAGCCGGGGAGCGGGCAGGGCGAGGGCGACGAGGTGACCCTGACCTACACCTGGAGAGGGGAGAGCGGCGCCGTGCGCGCCCGCGTGGCCCACGACCTGCTGCGCGTGCCCGGCTCCAGCCACAAGGCCGAGTGGTCCGAGGTCAAACAGTACCGGGTGACGTGGTGCTGA
- a CDS encoding iron-siderophore ABC transporter substrate-binding protein: MPGVLKPLTTLTLLLAATAAAQALTLIHDDGKTTVPTNPQRVVALDEEALGWLAALGVSDRVVGLGSTYFTPGDLSGGKIKPEVLKQGFYGRVKLNSPAYIGSWTAPNLETITALKPDLIVRLTWQGNQNYEQLSRIAPTVGYAEAGAGFWQRGLRDLAKVFGKQIEAERVIKQVADTHRANARKLLAAGVFRKYPKVVVVAPFAGGSNWLYTDVRLVPDLRALGFKDGLRGAKTTLGVGSAVSDEALLGLDKQTLVVLFPPGGKYNGAEAFLNSPVGQRLKAQSVVYVPEDFSPYSGPLTSLRHSAALTKLILDKVK, encoded by the coding sequence ATGCCGGGCGTGTTGAAGCCGCTGACCACCCTGACCCTGCTGCTGGCCGCCACCGCTGCGGCGCAGGCCCTGACCCTGATCCACGACGACGGCAAGACCACCGTGCCCACCAACCCCCAGCGTGTGGTGGCGCTGGATGAGGAAGCCCTGGGCTGGCTGGCGGCGCTGGGCGTGAGTGACCGGGTGGTGGGCCTGGGCAGCACCTACTTCACGCCCGGGGACCTGAGCGGCGGCAAGATCAAGCCCGAGGTGCTGAAGCAGGGCTTCTACGGGCGCGTGAAGCTGAACAGCCCCGCCTACATCGGCTCGTGGACGGCGCCCAACCTGGAAACCATCACGGCGCTGAAGCCCGACCTGATCGTGCGCCTGACGTGGCAAGGCAACCAGAATTACGAGCAGCTGAGCCGGATTGCCCCCACTGTGGGCTACGCCGAGGCGGGCGCCGGCTTTTGGCAGCGTGGCCTGCGCGATCTGGCCAAGGTGTTCGGTAAGCAGATAGAGGCCGAGCGGGTGATCAAACAGGTGGCCGACACCCACCGCGCCAACGCGCGCAAGCTGCTTGCGGCCGGGGTGTTCCGCAAGTACCCCAAGGTGGTCGTGGTGGCCCCCTTTGCGGGCGGCAGCAACTGGCTGTACACCGATGTTCGCCTGGTGCCGGACCTGCGCGCCCTGGGCTTCAAAGACGGGCTGCGCGGCGCGAAAACCACCCTGGGCGTGGGTTCGGCGGTCAGTGACGAGGCGCTGCTGGGCCTGGACAAACAGACGCTGGTGGTGCTGTTTCCTCCTGGCGGCAAGTACAACGGCGCCGAGGCCTTTCTGAACAGCCCGGTGGGCCAGCGCCTGAAGGCCCAGAGCGTGGTGTATGTCCCCGAGGACTTCAGCCCCTACAGCGGCCCCCTGACCAGCCTGCGCCACAGCGCGGCCCTGACCAAGCTGATTTTGGACAAGGTGAAGTGA
- a CDS encoding response regulator has product MGFMAYTILVADDEPAIRTMLEVILSADGHEIVAVQDGKLALDYLRDHTPDAMLLDVKMPHMDGFEICSRVKRIKRLRDTPVLLLTGFDDDQTRDHAKLVGADDIVYKPLSGKNLRNRVNQLIEARRR; this is encoded by the coding sequence ATGGGCTTCATGGCGTATACCATTCTCGTCGCGGACGACGAACCGGCCATCCGGACCATGCTGGAGGTCATTCTGTCGGCGGACGGGCACGAAATTGTGGCGGTGCAGGACGGCAAGCTGGCGCTGGATTACCTTCGGGACCACACGCCAGACGCCATGCTGCTGGACGTGAAGATGCCGCACATGGACGGCTTTGAAATCTGTTCGCGGGTCAAACGCATCAAGCGGCTGCGCGACACCCCGGTGCTGCTGCTCACCGGCTTCGACGACGACCAGACGCGCGACCACGCCAAGCTCGTGGGCGCCGACGACATTGTCTACAAGCCCCTGTCCGGCAAGAACCTGCGCAACCGGGTCAACCAGCTGATCGAGGCCCGGCGCCGCTGA
- a CDS encoding transglycosylase domain-containing protein → MIYVLRFFKFLISLLLAALVAGLGVATTYAVKWGRELPDYRELDNLTRSLGAETRVYARDNTPLGTLIPKVGDQAISRTIVSLDEISPFMVAALISNEDRRFFEHYGLDPYGIGRQFQRLARGENVQGGSTLTNQLIKNTLLLEEYQQARSPDRKFKEWMLSVQVERSFTKEEILQNYLNAIYWGDGGPVELYGIYSAAQAYFGTTPKQLTLGQSAYLTVLVPSPGRFYPNYKAVRPLMKTLLARMVEDGWITQAQMDAAWREKVEPRGWKITYDAQGNVLSANNVDPTQKELKAVTSTRAPHFMGQVETELVRRFGREKVYGSGGLRVYTTMDPKIQNAVETASREATGLPPGTTLGATIINPYTGEVLGMIGQKLRGSEPPAAWNNAAQGQRQIGSTIKPLLYTTALSTGLTQAHREEDRPISFPCTGCKNGVYAPQNFEGNTTYRDMTIREALDRSLNLVTVRLADRIGLQTFFGKLRQLGLQTNDGTGLAAALGAVETTPVKMAAAYAPFVNGGLYRAPRYLTRVTTARGEVLYDAGSEPVRPARVWTPQIAWLGLDMIRGVVNDMTEAQGGLATRAKFGDWPVAGKTGTSNGPKDFWFVGTTPLYTGAAWVGRQQGGDMPTYYYSGYVAAPIWRRMMELAHAGQATRQFSEPPGIQYAPAPDPQFLPNVKIAVLDPSFRGAANTDVQEDAPPPVQYRETGYAPTEDPNTVLVSLDRVTNRLATEFTPPENIVQRRVEIEALPAYAPDPAPQPLKDETPDPAALKATRTPANQAVSGGQPGP, encoded by the coding sequence GTGATCTACGTCCTGCGCTTTTTTAAGTTTCTGATCTCGCTGCTGCTCGCCGCCCTGGTGGCGGGCCTGGGCGTGGCGACCACCTACGCGGTCAAGTGGGGCCGTGAACTGCCCGACTACCGTGAACTGGACAACCTCACGCGCTCGCTGGGCGCCGAAACCCGCGTGTATGCCCGCGATAACACGCCGCTGGGCACCCTGATTCCCAAGGTGGGCGATCAGGCGATCAGCCGCACCATTGTCAGCCTCGACGAGATCAGCCCGTTTATGGTGGCGGCCCTGATTTCCAACGAGGACCGCCGCTTTTTCGAGCACTACGGCCTGGACCCTTACGGCATTGGGCGGCAGTTTCAGCGCCTGGCGCGCGGCGAGAACGTGCAGGGCGGCAGCACGCTCACCAACCAGCTGATCAAGAACACCCTGCTGCTGGAGGAATACCAGCAGGCGCGCAGCCCCGACCGCAAGTTCAAGGAATGGATGCTCAGCGTGCAGGTGGAGCGCTCCTTTACCAAGGAAGAGATTCTTCAGAACTACCTGAACGCCATTTACTGGGGCGACGGCGGCCCGGTGGAGCTGTACGGCATTTACTCGGCGGCGCAGGCCTACTTTGGCACCACGCCCAAGCAACTGACCCTGGGCCAGAGCGCCTACCTGACGGTGCTGGTGCCCAGCCCGGGCCGCTTTTACCCCAACTACAAGGCCGTGCGGCCCCTGATGAAAACCCTGCTGGCGCGCATGGTGGAAGACGGGTGGATCACCCAGGCGCAGATGGACGCCGCGTGGCGCGAGAAGGTGGAGCCCAGGGGCTGGAAGATCACCTACGACGCCCAGGGCAACGTGCTGAGCGCCAACAACGTGGACCCCACCCAGAAGGAACTCAAGGCCGTGACCAGCACCCGCGCGCCCCACTTTATGGGGCAGGTGGAGACCGAACTCGTGCGCCGCTTTGGGCGCGAGAAGGTGTACGGCTCGGGCGGGCTGCGCGTGTACACCACGATGGACCCCAAGATCCAGAACGCGGTGGAAACCGCCAGCCGCGAGGCCACTGGCCTGCCGCCCGGGACCACCCTGGGCGCCACCATCATCAACCCCTACACCGGCGAGGTGCTGGGCATGATTGGGCAGAAGCTGCGCGGCAGTGAGCCCCCCGCCGCCTGGAACAACGCGGCGCAGGGCCAGCGCCAGATCGGCTCGACCATCAAACCGCTGCTGTACACCACGGCGCTCTCCACAGGACTGACCCAGGCCCACCGCGAGGAAGACCGGCCCATTTCCTTTCCCTGCACCGGATGCAAGAACGGCGTGTACGCGCCGCAGAACTTTGAGGGCAACACCACCTACCGCGACATGACCATCCGTGAGGCGCTGGACCGCTCGCTGAACCTGGTCACGGTGCGCCTCGCCGACCGCATCGGCCTGCAGACCTTCTTCGGTAAGCTGCGGCAGCTGGGCCTGCAGACCAACGACGGCACCGGTCTGGCCGCCGCGCTGGGCGCGGTGGAAACCACCCCGGTCAAGATGGCGGCAGCTTACGCCCCCTTTGTCAACGGCGGGCTCTACCGCGCGCCCCGGTACCTGACCCGCGTGACCACCGCCCGGGGCGAGGTGCTGTACGACGCGGGCAGCGAGCCGGTACGCCCAGCGCGCGTCTGGACCCCGCAGATCGCGTGGCTGGGCCTGGACATGATCCGGGGCGTGGTCAACGACATGACCGAGGCGCAGGGGGGGCTGGCCACCCGCGCCAAGTTCGGCGACTGGCCGGTGGCCGGCAAGACCGGCACCAGCAACGGCCCCAAGGACTTCTGGTTCGTGGGCACCACGCCGCTGTATACCGGCGCCGCCTGGGTGGGGCGCCAGCAGGGCGGCGACATGCCCACCTATTACTACTCGGGCTATGTGGCCGCGCCCATCTGGCGCCGCATGATGGAACTGGCCCACGCCGGACAGGCCACGCGGCAGTTCAGCGAGCCCCCCGGCATCCAGTACGCCCCCGCCCCAGACCCGCAGTTCCTGCCCAACGTGAAAATTGCGGTGCTGGACCCCAGCTTCCGCGGCGCCGCCAACACCGACGTGCAGGAGGACGCCCCGCCCCCCGTGCAGTACCGCGAAACCGGCTACGCCCCCACCGAGGACCCCAACACGGTGCTGGTCAGCCTGGACCGGGTGACCAACCGCCTCGCCACCGAGTTCACGCCGCCCGAGAACATCGTGCAGCGCCGCGTGGAAATCGAGGCCCTGCCCGCCTACGCCCCCGACCCCGCGCCCCAGCCCCTCAAGGACGAGACGCCCGACCCGGCGGCGCTGAAGGCCACCCGAACACCTGCGAATCAGGCCGTGTCTGGGGGACAGCCGGGGCCGTGA
- a CDS encoding FecCD family ABC transporter permease, protein MPLGPERRLGAARALWLGAGLLALTLALAVLALGLGAVRTPAGDVLRVLLGGGDDLTRQLVLDLRAPRIAVALLAGAMFAASGAMLQGVIRNPLASPDLIGVGAGAGLAATVFLLAWPGAPAGGLPWAALAGAWGGFALVLALARDWAGAPPSSLHPVRLALVGVAVAAALGAAQQLVLVRAPDGLGSALSFLTGTVYGADTLRAARLLPWALALLPAALLLARPLDLLNLGEDLATSLGTRVNAARLLCLSVAVALAGAAVTGAGILGFVGLLAPHLARLLVGARHARLLPVSMLLGAALVLAADTLGRALLPPIEVPAGIFTTLVGAPYFLYLLRKAG, encoded by the coding sequence CTGCCGCTTGGCCCAGAGCGCCGCTTGGGCGCCGCCCGCGCCCTGTGGCTGGGGGCCGGCCTGCTGGCCCTGACCCTGGCGCTGGCCGTGCTGGCGCTGGGATTGGGTGCGGTGCGTACCCCGGCGGGCGACGTGCTGCGCGTGCTTCTGGGCGGCGGCGACGACCTGACCCGGCAGCTGGTGCTGGACCTGCGCGCCCCGCGCATTGCGGTGGCGCTGCTGGCGGGCGCCATGTTTGCGGCGTCCGGTGCCATGTTGCAGGGCGTGATTCGCAACCCCCTGGCCTCGCCGGACCTGATCGGGGTGGGGGCGGGGGCCGGACTGGCGGCCACGGTGTTTTTGCTGGCGTGGCCCGGTGCCCCGGCGGGCGGGCTGCCCTGGGCGGCGCTGGCGGGCGCCTGGGGCGGCTTTGCGCTGGTGCTGGCGCTGGCCCGCGACTGGGCTGGGGCGCCGCCCAGCAGCCTGCATCCGGTGCGGCTGGCGCTGGTGGGGGTGGCGGTGGCCGCCGCCCTGGGCGCGGCGCAACAACTGGTGCTGGTGCGCGCCCCGGACGGTCTGGGCTCGGCCCTGAGTTTCCTGACCGGGACGGTCTACGGCGCCGACACCCTGCGCGCCGCCCGCCTGCTGCCCTGGGCGCTGGCGCTGCTGCCCGCCGCGCTGCTGCTGGCCCGGCCCCTGGACCTGCTGAACCTGGGCGAGGACCTCGCCACCTCGCTGGGCACGCGCGTGAACGCCGCGCGGCTGCTGTGCTTAAGCGTGGCGGTGGCCCTGGCCGGCGCGGCCGTGACCGGCGCGGGCATCCTGGGCTTCGTGGGCCTGCTGGCCCCCCACCTTGCCCGCCTACTGGTGGGCGCGCGCCACGCCCGCCTGCTGCCAGTGTCGATGCTGCTCGGCGCGGCCCTGGTCCTGGCCGCCGACACCCTGGGCCGCGCCCTGCTGCCCCCCATCGAGGTGCCCGCCGGTATTTTCACCACCCTGGTGGGCGCGCCGTATTTTCTGTATCTGCTGCGAAAGGCGGGGTAA
- the rpmE gene encoding 50S ribosomal protein L31, translated as MKKDIHPKTVPCKIIYQGQVVMETLSTKPEIHVDVWSGVHPFWTGEERFVDTEGRVDKFNKRFGDSYRTKKK; from the coding sequence ATGAAGAAAGACATCCACCCCAAAACCGTTCCTTGCAAGATCATCTACCAGGGCCAGGTCGTGATGGAAACCCTGAGCACCAAGCCCGAGATTCATGTGGATGTCTGGAGCGGCGTGCACCCCTTCTGGACCGGCGAAGAGCGCTTCGTGGACACCGAAGGCCGCGTGGACAAGTTCAACAAGCGCTTCGGCGACAGCTACCGCACCAAGAAGAAGTAA
- a CDS encoding ABC transporter substrate-binding protein has protein sequence MNKRLLTLCTLALAATAAAVTVRHEGGTLTLDAPAKRVVALEYSFLDTLVALGVKPVGGALGTQGGDRGAPPYLAPRMAGITATGSRAQPSLETMAALRPDLILADAFVHKATLAPFGRLAPTAAFQSRRGSMDDLNAQTLLIGQLVGREAAAKRLLADQASLMQKARAFAKKGAPAFVAAVATPQGLTVHTNQSFVGSFLEDLGRKNLLPIKGDQTQYELSLEGLVALQPQTLVLFTAPDETPITDTWKKNPLWQKLPAVARGRVYVFNRDNWTRGRGPLALKLMVAEAIESRLLQDAAPAGRFRYP, from the coding sequence ATGAACAAACGCCTGCTGACCCTTTGCACCCTGGCCCTGGCGGCCACCGCCGCCGCTGTAACCGTTCGCCATGAGGGCGGCACCCTCACCCTGGATGCGCCGGCAAAGCGCGTGGTGGCGCTGGAATACTCGTTTCTGGATACCCTGGTGGCCCTGGGCGTGAAGCCGGTGGGCGGCGCGCTGGGCACCCAGGGCGGTGACCGGGGCGCGCCCCCGTACCTGGCCCCGCGTATGGCCGGCATCACGGCCACCGGCAGCCGGGCCCAGCCCAGCCTGGAAACCATGGCCGCCCTGCGCCCCGACCTGATTCTGGCCGACGCCTTTGTGCACAAGGCCACCCTGGCGCCGTTTGGCCGCCTTGCCCCCACCGCCGCCTTTCAGAGCCGCCGGGGCAGCATGGATGACCTGAACGCCCAGACCCTCCTGATTGGGCAGCTGGTGGGCCGGGAAGCGGCGGCGAAGCGCCTGCTGGCCGATCAGGCCAGCCTGATGCAAAAGGCCCGCGCCTTTGCCAAGAAGGGAGCGCCTGCCTTCGTGGCGGCGGTGGCCACGCCGCAGGGCCTGACCGTGCACACCAACCAGAGTTTCGTGGGCAGCTTCCTGGAAGACCTGGGCCGCAAGAACCTGCTGCCGATCAAGGGGGACCAGACCCAGTACGAGCTCTCGCTGGAAGGGCTGGTGGCGCTGCAGCCGCAGACGCTGGTGCTGTTCACCGCCCCCGACGAAACCCCGATCACCGACACCTGGAAGAAAAACCCGCTGTGGCAGAAGCTGCCGGCCGTAGCGCGCGGCCGGGTGTACGTGTTTAACCGCGACAACTGGACGCGCGGCCGGGGCCCGCTGGCCCTGAAACTGATGGTGGCCGAGGCCATTGAAAGCCGCCTGCTGCAAGACGCCGCGCCCGCTGGCCGTTTCCGTTACCCGTGA
- a CDS encoding thymidine kinase, translating into MLKSPYHGGHLEVIVGPMFSGKSEELIRRVTRAVIARQSVQVFKPAIDDRYHVSAVASHAGRQVQAVAVRGAADIRAHLAGEGALLSDPGETPLPDVVGIDEVQFLGEDVVPLALDLASAGVRVILAGLDLDFRAEPFGCMPDLLARAESVEKLTAICTVCGAPATRSQRLIGGQPARLGDPVLLVGAQESYEARCRVHHELRR; encoded by the coding sequence GTGCTCAAGTCCCCCTACCACGGCGGTCACCTGGAAGTCATCGTCGGGCCCATGTTCAGTGGCAAAAGCGAGGAGCTGATTCGCCGGGTCACGCGCGCCGTGATCGCGCGGCAGAGCGTGCAGGTGTTCAAGCCCGCCATTGATGACCGCTACCACGTCTCGGCGGTGGCCAGCCACGCGGGGCGGCAGGTGCAGGCGGTGGCGGTGCGCGGCGCGGCCGACATCCGCGCGCATCTGGCGGGCGAGGGCGCGCTCCTGAGTGACCCTGGCGAAACGCCGCTGCCCGATGTGGTGGGCATTGACGAGGTGCAGTTTCTGGGTGAGGACGTGGTGCCCCTGGCCCTGGACCTCGCCTCGGCAGGCGTGCGGGTGATTCTGGCGGGGCTGGACCTGGATTTCCGCGCCGAGCCCTTTGGCTGCATGCCCGACCTGCTGGCCCGCGCCGAAAGCGTGGAGAAGCTGACCGCCATCTGCACGGTGTGCGGCGCCCCCGCCACCCGCTCCCAGCGCCTGATTGGCGGCCAGCCCGCCCGCCTGGGTGACCCGGTGCTGCTGGTGGGCGCCCAGGAAAGCTACGAGGCCCGCTGCCGGGTGCACCACGAGTTGAGGCGTTGA
- a CDS encoding ABC transporter ATP-binding protein yields the protein MTHPPLSTTNLRLGYGQSVIVPDLNLHLAGGQVTSIIGPNGCGKSTLLRALARLLPAGGGHIELYGQALHALPSREVARRLAILPQGPSAPEGLSVEELVWFGRHPHQGRFPVRRPEDREAVAWALDQTGMRIFAGRPLEALSGGQRQRAWIAMSLAQQTDILLLDEPTTYLDPSHQLEVLHLAQRLNAEQGKTVVMVLHDLNQAARYSHELIAMKGGEVYAQGPAEAVLTHDLLRDVFGLRGHLIPDPDTGKPHVIPYALTR from the coding sequence ATGACCCACCCCCCCCTCTCCACCACCAACCTGCGCCTGGGCTACGGCCAGTCCGTCATCGTGCCGGACCTAAACCTGCACCTGGCGGGCGGCCAGGTCACGTCTATCATTGGGCCCAACGGCTGCGGCAAAAGCACGCTGCTGCGCGCGCTGGCGCGGCTGCTGCCTGCTGGGGGCGGCCACATTGAGCTGTACGGGCAGGCGCTGCACGCCCTGCCCAGCCGCGAGGTCGCGCGGCGGCTGGCCATCCTGCCCCAGGGGCCCAGCGCCCCCGAAGGCCTCAGCGTGGAAGAACTCGTGTGGTTTGGCCGCCACCCGCACCAGGGCCGCTTTCCGGTGCGCCGCCCCGAAGACCGCGAGGCCGTGGCCTGGGCCCTGGACCAGACCGGCATGCGCATCTTCGCGGGCCGCCCCCTGGAAGCCCTGAGCGGCGGGCAGCGCCAGCGCGCCTGGATCGCCATGAGCCTCGCGCAGCAGACCGACATCCTGCTGCTGGACGAACCCACCACCTATCTGGACCCCTCGCACCAGCTGGAGGTGCTGCACCTCGCGCAGCGCCTGAACGCCGAGCAGGGCAAGACGGTGGTGATGGTGCTGCACGACCTGAATCAGGCGGCGCGCTACAGCCACGAACTCATCGCCATGAAGGGCGGCGAGGTCTACGCCCAGGGCCCGGCCGAAGCCGTGCTGACCCACGACCTGCTGCGCGACGTATTTGGGCTTCGCGGCCACCTCATCCCGGACCCGGATACGGGGAAGCCGCATGTGATTCCGTACGCGCTGACGAGGTAA